The DNA segment GTCGACCCGGAGGTCCCCGTCCACGTAGATGTCGCCGTCCGGCTCGGGCGGCCGGGTGCGGCGCAGGATCGACTGGACCCGCAGCACCAGCTCGCGGGGAGAGAACGGCTTCGTCACGTAGTCGTCGGCGCCCAGTTCGAGGCCGACCACGCGATCGGTCTCCTCGCCGAGCGCGGTCAGCATCACGACCGGCACGTCGGACCGGGAGCGCAGCTTGCGGCAGACGTCCAGGCCGGACATGCCCGGGAGCATGAGGTCGAGGACGACCAGCGACGGCCGGTGCCGGTCGGCCGCCTCCAGGGCGGCCGGTCCGTCCGCGGCCAGCACGACCGCGAGACCGGCCCGCTCCAGGTAGCGACGGACGACGTCGCTGACGGTCGGGTCGTCGTCGACGACGAGGACGGTCACCACTTCAGCTCCAGGGTGAGCTGCACGAGCAGCGTGAGCGCGAGCTGGGCGGCGAGCCAGCGACGGCGTCGGTCGGGGGGAAGAGCCGCGGTCGCGGTGAGGAGCCACAGCTCGAACGGGAGGTAGATCCGCTCGACCTCACCCTTGGACAGATTGGACGCACACGCGAGCAGCACCGCGACGAGCGCCGCCGCGGGCAGCACGACGGCCCGCCCGAGCGGGCCGTGAAGCCTTTCGCGGGCGCCCGCGCCGGCCGAGGCGAGGCCGGCCGCGCCGGCCGAAGCGCGGACGCCTGCGCCGGCCGAGGCGAGGCCGGCCACGGCGGCCGGGCCGACCGCGATGGCCAGCGCGGCCAGGTTCGCGACCAGGAAGTACGCCGTCGGCCGGTCGATCCAGGCCGGCCCCTCGCGCACCCGTTCGCTCGCGATCGCCAGCCCGTCGAGCCACCAGAACCCCTCGGCCGCGAACGCCCCGATCACCGCCAGCACCGCCGGCGCGGCCACCAGCAGCGGACGGACCCGCCGCTGCCCGAGCACCACGGCCACGGCCGGCACGCTCATCAACGTCAGACCGTAGGAGAGGAAGAGCGTCGCGCCGAGCAGGAGCCCGGCGCCGACCGCGAGCAGATCGCCGGCCCGGTCGTGGCGGGAGGCCGCGTGGGCCAGCGCGCACACCCCCCAGGCGCTGACGCCGAGGAACAGCGCGTCGGC comes from the Cryptosporangium phraense genome and includes:
- a CDS encoding response regulator transcription factor; this encodes MTVLVVDDDPTVSDVVRRYLERAGLAVVLAADGPAALEAADRHRPSLVVLDLMLPGMSGLDVCRKLRSRSDVPVVMLTALGEETDRVVGLELGADDYVTKPFSPRELVLRVQSILRRTRPPEPDGDIYVDGDLRVDTVARTLTRAGTALSTTVREFDLLVHFLRNPGRAFDRGELLAQVWGWSFGDQSTVTVHVRRLREKIEPDPTKPVRIATVWGVGYRFDPAYRSGGDR